TCAGCCACTGATACTTGATCAAAATAACCATTTCTTTGTTGAGTTCTCctgaccaaggaatagccacaccctcagaacaaaacaaaacacacacatacaggaaaaaaaaaaaaaacaaaaacacagaatcatctttaacctaatattttatatgtttcagATCCTCATAACTTTGCTCACAAGGTTCTgtgttcagttgaattgtaactgctttttgtatttggagagagtgtgactattgaacttgaaacttTTTATTCTGGGCATCTTGGTGGATTCTGGTTAGATaaagtgggtgagagggtgaagggaaagtggggagtTCTTCTCTAttataacatgaagtttccccacagtctgctctcagCTGCCAAACCTCAAGTTTTTTTTACACTGGTGTACTTTGATTATTCTTACTTCCCCTTTATCCATAATTTTTACAGAAGCTTATCAAATTACActattaagaacaattttaaaaataaagttatagttcacCTCACCATTCTGCACTTGTTAtttatggtttcactcacctgcttGCCTGTTTCTGATGTCTGAAAAACAGAcatattattttccacattttatccagtttcctacatgtatatactggaaagaaagaaaataaggtctggaaatattctatttttttgaatgatataatcaagaaaataaaatttaaacatgctaaatatatctacagaatttctcaagtagctatgcttaaaacaaagagaatatcCTGTAAAGAAAATCTATAGTCAGTTTCAATAAAGCAAGAATAGAACCCAAGTATTTATCATTAATGATGGGCTATAGATGATAcatacagaataacctcaagatttaaaggaaaaattgtattcaacctggtattctaaactgaagcagactgtccatcaatgataaataaaaatagatcttcataaatgataaaattctaaaaagcaaTTTTCTGTGCCTCATTACAAAGAGGGTTactaaatatagaagaaaaataaaacaaagggagcAGAGTTTGTGGACAGAAATAGTGGCTCTAACtacagagctcaagaaagttatgctgattctgcagtagaccttgaaaatagttttttttagcatacctcagtcctacctttaaaatgatgcttaAGCTAGTAAGTAATCAATTGATggaatgtagcaaaagttagaagattctagtgacctattttttttttcaccacacacaaaaaaatgaaaattagaaaatactggaaaaacaaagtgatgaaaaagaaagtaaaaacccactaaacacaaaaaatggaaagtcaagttctgcatatgaaaaacagtaaaatgtgcactttttgtaacatttaatgggatagaagaaagtagtattgattgttcttgatggtaaggACATCCCTCCAttagcagcattcatgtcctgataccAGATGTCAGAAacgctaataaattagagaaagaaatcattcttacttctggtgtgtgttttgtgatgaaaactattttaaagtcaaatttgtgaaaatgcttactggtttttaaccttcataaattttctgtagacaaagaatgcaacacataattatttttaaaagagaataactaactgatGAAGCATGAACATAGGGACtcgtaactattaaaaaatagagtgaggtgtggtggtctgtacagatgctgatactcagaaataataaagtgtccaatgtagattaagcaagaaatcacagaacataTATCATTATGATTAtgtaaataataatcaataaacacTAAAGCCTTTTAATAGTTGACTCATTAGGcctgaagagaaagaagtgggCCCATGAGCTAAAttgcttttcctccctctctcattgcaattggaaaaataatgggaaccctaaaacattgtgaagggtcttctatgtatatatttcaaaattatggtCAATATCATACAACTAGTAGTagatatggctaaatttagtttccttttagaactttacatagttgcagaggctgctgatttgggtgtaaattttggaaactactgttttatacaGTCcaggtgattgaacccaggggtgaattttcattcatatatattcacagtTCTTCGATATTTTGCTTTGATACCTGGTCtcagtttccaaggctggccttgaagttgtgattaTTCTCCCTCAGACTCTATGATTTTTGAGaatacaggtatgtaccaccacatcaggcctggacactcccttttaatttttacacgcatctaataatcaaaaggttttttaaatattactgcctttccttttatataaaatattcaatactaactTTCCAAATTGGTCTTCACCCTcacattgtttttttcaaaagaccaatcttcatgttgagtagttatactttcttttttaaccatAACATGATATGCTCATTAAGTTCTATtctgagttagcaagtcaattttatatatgttttagaaaaacaaattgccataaattgttctggtcatgctcttaatagaagtaccttttagtcatcatcaaaagaaagatagaaggaaatttgttaaagtcaaaagctaagatccaacagtgggccagttcttgtttcaaccagatgtttatgatttgattgctttttaaaaaaacatcattcTTTGGATTGCTCTGATGGCCTttcctatgatatttaatagtcagctcCATTTAAAAGCAATAGTTTAGGTGAAAAGTGGATAAtaaggtaaataaatatttggaagaaattaATAGTACTCAATATTTCTCATGACTATATACAGCTTCCTCCCACCATTCTGAGATTGCAAATCATAGAGCTTtcaatgacttccattcctcactaccTTTCACTACTCAGCTAATGCAGAattaatttctcaacaaatttgcattaaataagtagcaatttagagaaaaccagatataatttacaccactgaaattaaaacaatatatgtggcaATTTGCcaaatacttggcatattcaaagaataaaatgaagaaatttaacaGAATTGTGgctttcctttatgtgatagGGGAAAgtttattgtcatgttgtttcaaaaagacattgaccacttccttattaaaaaaaaaaaaaaatagttgttattctttaacatggattttcttgattttttaaagtttttcccatttttcttgcacactgagaaggtatttgctggggtcAAACACAGTGTGATAATGATCAATCAATTGAATTTTCaactaatattataaaatgcatctctgacacatttgcaaTTGTTTTCATGTTATATAGTAGCCTCATGCACATTCAGCATGAGAAGAGGTtgttcattaattttggtatcaatactgggttaggtacattgaaaagatgttgagaaaattacatctataataaTGGAATCTCCCAAttcactttctggttaaatctcccTGTCCTCACTCAGGACAGtttctatgtagtttttttttttttatgtctcaggagaaatattggtaaaaaatgtatctttcacctgtagcataaaaatAAGTGgtcatgtccttcatcttcctgaactgaGGACAAGCATAACTCTGAAATATGGTACTGTGAACAGAGATTTTCTGGAGTCagtcttgacatagttttgagggtgctgtttcaaaaatttcaaaatttctcttacacCATCGGTATTGGATTACTAGGGATCTTACTACATATTCAGAACAGTACATAAGTGAACAAAttttttgttaagcaaaaatgccctgtgcagccagggatggctgaaatactGATTATACTGAGACTCTGGaaatctcagttatttttttttacctctaactactaaatttttctagctcagtaaatctctctctattctttttcttgcttttaaaaccagaggagcaatatttgtcttttttaaatttctgtattgtttcccaatttgactgaaataaaacatgtagaagtcttttggaatatattacaaagcatacaaatgaaaGTCAATAATCATTGTTAATTTTGTAGggactctttttctttcaaatgctgtcCTAGCTCAAAGTTAGTAAcatatctttcttcaattacctctGATTATATATCCATTCCCCCCCTAGCATTTGGAAGCCACACTTAATCCACTATTGGTCTTTTGCTTATGTCTTTACAAGATTTTATTTGTATGCTATTGTGTCTTGAAcccattgatttttctttcatttagtgtagtttcatgtataattaaattgttaTAAATGTCTATATTAGAGAGTGTAAAATGTCCCCAGACCTTATTCTTAACCATATGTTGttgtaaactcagttcttcatgaattatatgtaatatcaataaatttttgaatgatattcaatatgattttttatgGATTCCATGAATAAGAAGACTTTATCCTATTGTAACTGGTAAgacaacattttatgataagaaacttaatctttacatacaaccttctcagtttaccttaCTAACTGGTCCATAGAAAATAAGACTAtgaaacatagctcattgattattccTGCCTTGATACAATACTACCCATAGAATAGCAGtgatgtcagaatttactaaagtacatgaaaacactgatcatagaaaacaaaacattcattcacagaaaaatgaaatggccCCAATGAGGctgaagtctagaaggccattatgcacacacaagaaagataaagctcttctctccacAAGAGCTATCTTTacatttgtggaaattcagtctctTCAAATCAATAGgaattgttaaaatgttaaaatttgtaattcaagatatgaaaatctggggctttttttatatctatgtcCTTCATAGAACACTTAATTTCACTGTAAATACAAACAGAGAAAATtataatgatctgacttatgcaattatattccatattaagttttattaaaatgtgtaaaagtattgagagatgctagagtattatttattcaacagtatgttttactgttGCATAAAtaatttagtcaagtggaacactttGACatgatgcaatacatgagtgttaacatataaacaaatattcagttataaagacatattgcatacataaggtaaatataggtaaaaaaaatgcactgtaaagtGAGCATGATGGTCcttgcttgtaatccaagcaaattgggaagctgagtattttcagaagtttaaactcagcctcagaaacttagtgtgatttcaagcaacttggcaagaccagtCCCAGAATTTGAAATAGTggggagagggcttaggaatgtggctcagtgtttaaaaatccttaaatttaaactgcaatacaaaaaaaaaaaaaaaaataaagtgtaaagtATTACaattcagtgttaaacatcaaaagatAGATCTCTTATaactgttttctctaatatttaaaagtgaaaatagtaatactttatttagaagaaaattatatgctTTCAAAGATAAGGTTTCTGCaccatgcatgtatgatatttatgactgatattactaccaaataacttgataatgcttaataaatttaaacaaaagttaaacacaactacttatattctatatttaaatgagttgTGTCTTTTACTGATAATCATATATATCAAGgtttaatgtatatataatgaTTTTACTCTCATATTTGTCAGGGTGTTTACTATAAATGTTTAGTTGTTGtataaggcatatattttgtacaaaatattttcaatgttcactactggtatgagttttcagatgttcaatgaatttaaaatttgattaagttttggaaatattatttaacattttagagtTTCTGGGGACAGTGAATTCTACACCAATCagtagtgtttaagaaacatgtggcaatgaaatgttttatcccccatttgttttctctcttaccagtatgtatccacaggtgctgagtattggtgaatacattttggaggcattgtcacattgtcaattttcacatttcaaaactttctctctgCTAAGATTATTGTGGTGGCGATTAAATTTTTACCCTTTCTTAGAGGAATGGTTCAATGGTCTCATTTATAAAGCTTCACTCCAgcatattttatctgatttctaGTAATGtacaacatataatttaaaatatttctacattctctatatttatatgtcttcttttcagaataaatagcctagtggtgaaaaagaaatgatttcttattaaaagctttgataCATTGTTTTCATTCATAGGGGTTCTttcctgtataaattctgttgttaatgaggtttagtttttctttaaaagtattatcactttatttacttttcatattCACCATtgtgtcttctgctgtggtgaataaagttttattttttattaaaagttttgccactttattcacatttttaggaCTATTCTCCAGAGTGAGTTCTTCTATGGTGAATAAtgcctgttttattctaaaagctttgccacattccttacatttgtagggcttctctcgagtgtgaattctctgtggcaaataaggtgtgattttcgactgaaagctttgccacattctttgcattggtacggcttctctccagtgtgaattcttctgtggcgaataaggtttgatttttgactgaaagctttgccacattctttacatttgtagggtttctctccagtgtgagttctactgtggcaaataaggtgtgattttcgactgaaagctttgccacattctttacatttgtagggcttctctccagtgtgagttctactgtggcaaataaggtgtgatttttgactgaaagctttgccacattctttacatttgtagggcttctctccagtgtgagttctgctgtggtgaataaggtctattttgtgactgaaagctttgccacattctttacatttgtagggcttctcttcagtgtgagttctgctgtggcgaataagttGTAATTTTTgagtgaaagctttgccacattctttacatttgtagggcttctctccagtgtgagttctgctgtggcaaataaggtctgattttttactgaaagctttgccacattctttacatttgtagggcttctctccagtgtgagttctgctgtggcaaataaggtctgattttttactgaaagctttgccacattctttacatttgtacggcttctctccagtgtgagttctcctgtggtaaGTAAGTCCTTCTTttctactgaaagctttgccacaatctttacatttgtagggcttctctccagtgtgagttctgctgtggtaagtaagtcctacttttctactgaaagctttgccacattctttacatttgtagggcttctctccagtgtgagttctgctgtgtcGAATAAGGAGTGATATATGactaaaatctttgccacattctttacatttgtagggcttctctccagtgtgagttctgctgtggtgaataaggtctgttttttgactaaaagctttgccacattctttacatttgtagggtttctctccagtgtgagttctactgtggcaaataaggtgtgattttcgactgaaagctttgccacattctttacatttgtagggcttctcttcagtgtgagttctgctgtggcgaataagttGTAATTTTCgagtgaaagctttgccacattctttacatttgtagggcttctctccagtgtgagttctgctgtggcaaataaggtctgattttttactgaaagctttgccacattctttacatatgtagggcttctctccagtgtgagttctcctgtggtaaGTAAGTCCTTCTTttctactgaaagctttgccacaatctttacatttgtagggcttctctccagtgtgagttctcctgtggtaagtaagtcctacttttctactgaaagctttgccacattctttacatttgtagggcttctctccagtgtgagttctgctgtggtgaacaaggtctgatttttgactaAAAGCATTgctacattctttacatttgtagggcttctctccactgtgagttctgctgtggcgaataaggagTGATATATGACtgaaatctttgccacattctttacatttgtagggcttctctccagtgtgagttctgctgtggtgaataaggtctgttttttgactaaaagctttgccacattctctacatttgtagagcttttctccagtgtgaattcttctttggtaaataatgtttaatttttgactaaaaactttaccatattcttcacatttgtagggcttctcttcagtgaGAATTCTGCTTTGCTTAACAAAGATTGATTTTCCTTTATAAACTTTATCACATTCTGCCCATTGGTAGGGCATCTGTCCAGTGTGGGTTACTCTGTGGTTAATAAgatcatttattttactaaaagctttgccacattttttatatttgtagggcttctctccagtataaattctctggtggtgaacaaggcctgattttttatatgatttctggtgttcactctcacttgtggttttccatattttcttttgttgtaaatagtcaagatcacaacttctatatttcccatttatcaatttgtgaaatatatgttttatgcccttctctggtgaatattcttgggtatcatgtggagtcatggctgaaataaacaaaaatttaaaaaaataaacaataactactagacagggataaatatattttgcatacataacatgaaattaaggtagaataaatacataaggagtgtagcagattagtaagtccaagtcatcataaatcaaaatatatatcagttcaataaaaatgcacaaacaaaaataccttgagaatattactcAAATTTTTGTAGAGACCACAGCATCCAAGAGGAATACATTATTAAGAAGAGTTATATAATAAAGAGAAGGTAAGTATGTTACTTTTATCATCCACAGCCATTTGTTCTCTATAAGATAGcattgtgtatttaggaaatatctatcAGCTACCTTCACTCTCAgtagaacaagagaaatgtaaaacatacaaACATTTGTGGCTTTTTCAAAGAGTGTCTAAAAACTGGCTTTGGTCTACCATGACatacagacatgaaaataactattatattttgagtgataataccacaAATATTCAACAAGATTAAAGAGGCTATggactattaaaaagaaaaatgaacaaaaaattactaagaaatatacacatagatgtgtaaaaaattttccattaaaacattttaaatgactataaAAACCTTGGATAGTCTATGGCCATAATACTTGGATGAAGACAATGCATAacaatcaagtataataaattgatttttatatttttaaatttgtgagatatgatgatttctttcattgacaaatacacctttgtttatttcctaaatatatcatggtattttatactatatatacaaggtaaaatgactaaatagaatgaattaacacaaaaaaagaatgaattaacacaattattattttagataattatcagttttgttcttacaaggtattgtatttcttctattagtatttatgaagaatataatacactcaccatgtggtaaaacaaaactcttgacccttttatgctcaataaaataaaaatatgtgactttgagtataatatcaaccctacacaaaacacagtacctggtgagcaagATTTTACCCACTAAATTTCTGATTCCACATATGAATCAAATGTTCCTGAAATTAATCTCTGCATGCCACATTTCTCTTAATGCAAAGTACTGCATACTGAGAACAATGTGTGCACTAAatacaaaagcagaggtatctcttcagttttctgatttaattattcatggatacatatttagcaCTGGCATTTCTGGAactttaggtcatccaacttttaatttttcatgtgtggTGCTTGAgattaaccccccccccccaaatgttatatcactgaactacaaaacaagtctttttaaaattttttgactcatgctgtttctaaatttctatgaCTTCCCTCAATCTTGAAGTACTTTttcatggcctcccaattagcaaatattacaaggatgcagcactgttcttgcctatttttatttatttaagagtttttttttttatactttttttccaaaaatgaactatataatctactgttggctcctttaataaaaaaaaaagtaatacagcaaatataaacaaagagaagcatggcttaatccaagagacaagaaaaaaaaaaaaaccactaaaaactgaaatttaggaTACTGGCaattatgaattactcaaagaacactaaataacgatttaaagaaagtttagagagtgaaattgagacaaaaatataaatataaataagcacaaattgtgtatgtgaataattctttaaggaaaaaaatgagaggggcattcctaagtgtgcaaatctgaaattctaccaatatgggagaggcttatcatGCAGGACCAAGTTTAAGActagtctaagcaacttgtaaaatactgtaaaaattaaaaacctataggatatataaaaataagtgggatacacacacacacacacacacattacacttgaggggatataatatatatatatatatatatatatatatatatatatatatatatatatatatatatatatatatatttgtaaaaaatccAATCATGCCACAATGAAAAGCAATGATctagaaattaaatcattaatcacaatagaaaaaataagaaatatagaaaaaaagcttACAAAGCAGAAGTATAATGagttattcacttcaaaatatttatgattattaatgcattattacAAAACCCAATAAAAATTTACTAACAGAATTaaatctaaacaaagaaactTCTAAGTCAGTACCAGCAGAGAGCATTaaaagaaaccaagcatgatctgctcctagagggcctatttgtttaaagatggataatgccTCTGCCTTTatatctcatccttttgcacaatttttaatgaatgagatatagttttaaattatgaagtTTCTCATAATCGTTTTGGACAAgcttttgttgaatgaataaattatatcccGATCCTTGCCTtttcaaacagaaacaaacaaaagatctagcctctctcatattaaaatatacattaaataatgttttatttacacttaatgtgctcaatatacaacataaaattaatactcaaaattggtcatctgcattgaataggcattttattttcaaacatccattatctatctatctatctatctatctgtatatATAAGATTCCAGCTTATCAGCATGGCAAGGTACTATGCCTTTGATCatgtggggaaaagcatagactgttaaaattatgcaaacatattctttttgatgcatgaaatatagcaattataaatgtacatcaggtACTTGACAAGCTGATTAGTAAGattcatttaaccctggaagagaagagtccctccaaacaagagaataatcattctcctcaaaagaggagaaacattaaaagaggaagCCAAGATACTATAATTCCAAATACTTGGGGgaatataaaaccattaacaacCTCAGCTCCAAAGGAGTTGGCTCAAATATGGTAGAATGTACTATGGATA
This sequence is a window from Marmota flaviventris isolate mMarFla1 unplaced genomic scaffold, mMarFla1.hap1 Scaffold_44, whole genome shotgun sequence. Protein-coding genes within it:
- the LOC139704189 gene encoding LOW QUALITY PROTEIN: zinc finger protein 420-like (The sequence of the model RefSeq protein was modified relative to this genomic sequence to represent the inferred CDS: inserted 2 bases in 2 codons), encoding MPQKFVAWVDHDDSISVQEQGSQAALSEHRFKDEIVEDFKMVSTAQQNNWRPFWAWDLWYSVSGDADDGNDDDDNKCDGDDGDDNDGGDDSSGGGGDYGGGDDDDGSGNNDDNDYDGENSNGYANDRETVILKFGTPKRPPETKIYVSGKDAFIVVMLEFWTPKRPPETKIDRIYTGEKPYKYKKCGKAFSKINDLINHRVTHTGQMPYQWAECDKVYKGKSIFVKQSRILTEEKPYKCEEYGKVFSQKLNIIYQRRIHTGEKLYKCRECGKAFSQKTDLIHHSRTHTGEKPYKCKECGKDFSHISLLIRHSRTHSGEKPYKCKECSNAFSQKSDLVHHSRTHTGEKPYKCKECGKAFSRKVGLTYHRRTHTGEKPYKCKDCGKAFSRKEGLTYHRRTHTGEKPYICKECGKAFSKKSDLICHSRTHTGEKPYKCKECGKAFTRKLQLIRHSRTHTEEKPYKCKECGKAFSRKSHLICHSRTHTGEKPYKCKECGKAFSQKTDLIHHSRTHTGEKPYKCKECGKDFSHISLLIRHSRTHTGEKPYKCKECGKAFSRKVGLTYHSRTHTGEKPYKCKDCGKAFSRKEGLTYHRRTHTGEKPYKCKECGKAFSKKSDLICHSRTHTGEKPYKCKECGKAFSKKSDLICHSRTHTGEKPYKCKECGKAFTQKLQLIRHSRTHTEEKPYKCKECGKAFSHKIDLIHHSRTHTGEKPYKCKECGKAFSQKSHLICHSRTHTGEKPYKCKECGKAFSRKSHLICHSRTHTGEKPYKCKECGKAFSQKSNLIRHRRIHTGEKPYQCKECGKAFSRKSHLICHXRIHTREKPYKCKECGKAFRIKQALXHHRRTHSGE